One window of the Fusobacterium animalis 7_1 genome contains the following:
- a CDS encoding ABC transporter substrate-binding protein — MRLKTILKSIFIVLCFSFLFISCGEKKEAEEAINNTAEKITFTDLAGREVTLDKPADRIFLGFYEESYLAVAKDFSKVVSISKAEWADFFTGQYMAYEEQMPSIKDMIDTGSIYKASFSMETLLNSRPEVAILAPFQYETLAENIKKLEDSGIKVVVIDYNSQTLEKHMQSTRILGMITGNQERAEKLALNYEKAIKEVEERVAKVDPKKRVYIELGNLGPKEIGNSYGDYLWGSLAKVAGGNNIAEGKVESYGPLDPEFILSSNPEMILFAGSRWSNDAGDRVLIGFNVNPEETWARIKPYLERAGWDKLDAVKNGQVFAVDHGGLRSIYDYVYVQYIAKSLYPDLFQDIDPVKNLEEFYGEYLPVKPNGTFMTQYQVK; from the coding sequence ATGAGATTAAAAACAATACTTAAAAGTATTTTTATAGTTCTATGTTTTTCTTTTTTATTCATTAGTTGTGGAGAAAAAAAGGAAGCAGAAGAAGCTATAAATAATACAGCAGAAAAAATTACTTTTACAGATTTAGCAGGGAGAGAGGTTACTTTAGACAAACCAGCTGATCGTATTTTCTTAGGATTTTATGAAGAATCTTATTTAGCTGTTGCTAAAGATTTTAGTAAAGTTGTTAGTATTTCAAAAGCAGAATGGGCAGATTTTTTTACAGGACAATATATGGCTTATGAAGAACAAATGCCTTCTATCAAAGATATGATAGATACAGGCTCTATATACAAAGCTTCATTTAGTATGGAAACTTTGTTAAATTCAAGACCTGAGGTTGCTATTTTAGCCCCATTTCAATATGAAACCTTAGCAGAAAATATCAAAAAGTTAGAAGATTCTGGAATTAAAGTAGTTGTAATAGATTATAATTCACAAACTTTAGAAAAACATATGCAAAGTACAAGAATTTTAGGAATGATAACTGGAAACCAAGAAAGAGCAGAAAAATTAGCTTTAAATTATGAAAAAGCAATAAAAGAAGTAGAAGAAAGAGTTGCAAAAGTTGATCCTAAAAAACGTGTTTATATAGAATTAGGAAATTTAGGACCAAAAGAAATTGGTAATAGTTATGGAGATTATCTATGGGGAAGTTTAGCAAAAGTAGCAGGAGGAAATAATATTGCAGAAGGAAAAGTTGAAAGTTATGGACCTTTAGATCCTGAATTTATTTTATCTTCTAATCCTGAAATGATATTGTTCGCTGGTTCACGTTGGTCTAATGATGCAGGAGATAGAGTTTTAATAGGATTTAATGTAAATCCAGAAGAAACTTGGGCAAGAATAAAACCATATCTTGAAAGAGCTGGTTGGGATAAACTAGATGCAGTAAAAAATGGACAAGTTTTTGCAGTGGATCATGGTGGATTAAGAAGTATTTATGATTATGTTTATGTTCAATATATTGCTAAATCTTTATACCCTGATCTATTCCAAGATATAGATCCTGTTAAAAATTTAGAAGAATTTTATGGAGAGTATCTTCCAGTTAAACCTAATGGAACATTTATGACACAATATCAAGTAAAATAA
- a CDS encoding FecCD family ABC transporter permease: MEHKLTGEEMYRKINRKRRLTSLFTLIAILIALLFDLFIGSSGMSLKDIIVVLWQGPGVKSIETSIIWNIRLPMTLICLTVGASLGLAGTQMQTILANPLASPYTLGVSSAAGFGAAIAFISGFPFKNMPWINAPFMAFMMTLTGTMAIYFLGKVKGMRAQSMVLFGIVTHFFFQALLSLVQFRSTPEVAGQIVYWMFGSLLKATWVGVFASGFIFILCALLLSRYAWKLTALSAGEERAKSLGIDTDRVRLHVFLISSLLTAGAVAFVGTIGFIGLVAPHFARYFAGEDQRYLAPMASLFGVLLITFASILAKLIIPGIIIPIGIVTSLVGVPFLVFLIIRKGV; encoded by the coding sequence ATGGAACATAAATTAACAGGGGAGGAAATGTATAGGAAGATAAATCGGAAAAGAAGATTAACTTCTTTATTTACATTGATTGCTATTTTAATTGCACTATTATTTGATTTATTTATTGGTTCTTCTGGAATGAGTTTAAAAGATATTATTGTAGTATTGTGGCAAGGTCCTGGGGTAAAAAGTATAGAAACTTCTATTATTTGGAATATAAGATTGCCTATGACTTTAATCTGTTTAACAGTTGGAGCTTCTTTAGGACTAGCAGGAACACAAATGCAAACAATTTTAGCAAATCCTTTAGCAAGCCCTTATACATTAGGAGTATCTTCAGCAGCAGGATTTGGGGCAGCTATTGCATTTATTTCAGGTTTTCCTTTTAAAAATATGCCTTGGATAAATGCACCTTTTATGGCATTTATGATGACATTGACAGGAACTATGGCAATTTATTTTTTAGGAAAAGTAAAAGGAATGCGTGCTCAATCTATGGTACTTTTTGGAATTGTAACACATTTCTTTTTCCAAGCACTGTTATCTTTGGTTCAATTTCGTTCTACACCAGAAGTAGCAGGACAAATTGTCTATTGGATGTTTGGTAGTTTATTAAAAGCTACTTGGGTAGGAGTATTTGCAAGTGGTTTTATTTTTATTTTATGTGCTTTATTACTTTCACGTTATGCTTGGAAGTTAACAGCATTGTCTGCAGGAGAAGAAAGAGCAAAAAGTTTAGGAATTGATACAGATAGAGTTAGATTGCATGTATTTTTAATAAGTTCTTTACTTACAGCAGGAGCAGTTGCTTTTGTTGGAACTATTGGCTTCATAGGCTTAGTAGCACCTCATTTTGCAAGATATTTTGCAGGAGAAGATCAAAGATATTTAGCTCCAATGGCTTCTTTATTTGGAGTTCTTCTAATTACATTTGCTTCTATTTTGGCAAAACTTATAATTCCAGGAATAATTATTCCAATTGGAATTGTTACATCTTTAGTAGGAGTTCCATTCTTAGTATTTTTAATTATAAGGAAAGGTGTTTAA
- a CDS encoding DNA topoisomerase, giving the protein MGGYMKLIICEKPSLAKNVAGALNVRDWKDGYIENDKYIVTWAFGHLLGLKEIKEYEGFENIRWNDITSPFVPDTFEYKVKNDSGVKNQLKIIRELLKNKNIESVVNCGDADREGQLIIDNIIEYCRYKGKVERLWLPEQTQETIREQINQMKDNKEYEKLNLEGKARTYMDWLLGINLTVHLSNKSGEKLRVGRVIIPILKYIYDREIEIRNFVPEKYYGIESEKNIKLVSKLKLDKEKAQEKIEELNLHKAKVVSITEKEIKKQAAKLFSFSTLQSFLSEKYQIPFAISSIVIQKLYEDGYLTYPRTNTEYLANNEKEKIAKVIDKIKNDYGYLDIRIRDSKRIFNDLKIESHSAVTPTVKLPNIFELEDIEQKIYKTVLDRFLSNFVNEECIVLEKEMLMKVGEEKFSIIGKTVKQLGYLKYEKEEFTDKVPDLNVDDEFDVDFKVVEKTTTKPPRISESNLSQYLKNPLRKLNNIETDDEEYKQILEGIEIGTEATRTGIIETAKKMGYISQEKNSYKLEPLGEKVIEILNKLQINLYAEKSIAFSKLLKQVYTREKTIDEVINITREELKNIFSKDIEIEKITKDKEVIGICPLCSGNIYQGRTKTGKVNYYCEKYKEGCKFTLWENIKYYKEELKITKDKAKALLKKNGKAKFKINNKEETLKIEIKNYQGNTYINLKKF; this is encoded by the coding sequence ATGGGAGGATATATGAAGTTAATAATATGTGAAAAGCCAAGTCTTGCTAAAAATGTAGCAGGAGCATTAAATGTGAGAGATTGGAAAGATGGGTACATAGAAAATGATAAATATATTGTTACTTGGGCTTTTGGTCATCTTTTAGGTTTAAAAGAAATAAAAGAGTATGAGGGTTTTGAAAATATAAGATGGAATGATATTACAAGTCCATTTGTACCTGATACATTTGAGTATAAAGTAAAAAATGATTCAGGAGTTAAAAATCAATTAAAAATAATAAGAGAACTTTTAAAAAATAAAAATATAGAATCTGTTGTTAATTGTGGAGATGCAGATAGAGAAGGACAACTCATTATTGATAATATAATAGAATATTGTAGATATAAAGGAAAAGTAGAAAGACTATGGCTACCTGAACAAACTCAAGAAACTATTAGAGAACAGATAAATCAGATGAAAGATAATAAAGAATATGAAAAATTAAATCTTGAAGGAAAAGCAAGAACATATATGGACTGGTTACTTGGAATAAATTTAACAGTACATCTAAGTAATAAAAGTGGAGAGAAGTTAAGAGTAGGTAGAGTAATAATCCCAATCTTAAAGTATATCTATGATAGAGAAATAGAAATTAGAAATTTTGTTCCAGAAAAATATTATGGAATAGAAAGTGAAAAGAACATTAAATTAGTATCTAAATTAAAACTTGATAAAGAAAAAGCACAAGAAAAGATAGAAGAGTTAAATTTACATAAAGCTAAGGTTGTTTCTATTACAGAAAAAGAAATTAAAAAACAAGCAGCTAAGCTATTTTCATTTTCAACCTTACAAAGTTTTCTATCAGAAAAATATCAAATACCTTTTGCTATATCTTCAATAGTGATTCAAAAGCTATATGAGGATGGATATTTAACTTATCCTCGTACAAATACAGAATATTTAGCAAATAATGAAAAAGAAAAAATAGCAAAAGTTATAGATAAAATAAAAAATGATTATGGATATTTAGATATAAGGATTAGAGATAGTAAAAGAATTTTTAATGATTTGAAAATAGAATCTCATAGTGCTGTAACACCCACTGTAAAACTTCCTAATATATTTGAACTTGAAGATATAGAACAAAAAATATATAAGACAGTCCTAGATAGATTTTTATCAAACTTCGTAAATGAAGAATGTATTGTATTAGAAAAAGAAATGTTAATGAAAGTTGGAGAAGAAAAATTTAGTATTATTGGAAAGACAGTTAAACAATTAGGATATTTAAAATATGAAAAAGAAGAGTTTACAGATAAAGTTCCTGATCTTAATGTAGATGATGAGTTTGATGTAGACTTTAAAGTAGTTGAAAAGACTACTACAAAACCTCCAAGAATTTCGGAAAGTAATTTATCACAATATTTAAAAAATCCGTTAAGGAAGCTAAATAATATTGAAACTGATGATGAAGAATATAAACAAATTCTTGAAGGAATAGAAATAGGAACAGAAGCAACAAGAACTGGGATTATAGAAACAGCTAAAAAGATGGGATATATCTCACAAGAAAAAAATAGCTATAAGTTAGAGCCACTAGGCGAAAAAGTAATTGAGATTTTAAATAAATTACAAATAAATCTATATGCTGAAAAATCTATTGCGTTTTCAAAACTATTAAAACAAGTATATACAAGAGAAAAAACAATAGATGAAGTTATTAATATAACAAGAGAAGAATTAAAAAATATATTTAGTAAAGATATAGAGATTGAAAAAATAACAAAGGACAAAGAAGTTATTGGAATATGTCCTCTATGTAGTGGGAATATATATCAAGGTAGAACTAAAACTGGAAAGGTAAATTACTATTGTGAAAAATATAAAGAAGGATGTAAGTTTACATTATGGGAAAATATAAAATACTATAAGGAAGAGCTAAAAATAACAAAGGATAAAGCAAAGGCTCTTCTTAAAAAGAATGGCAAAGCTAAATTTAAAATAAATAATAAAGAGGAAACATTGAAAATAGAAATTAAAAATTATCAAGGTAATACATATATAAATCTAAAAAAATTTTAA
- a CDS encoding ABC transporter ATP-binding protein, with product MLQLEIKNIAVNYGKKEVIKDVSCIFNGGDVISLIGPNGTGKTTILKAIAKLISHHGEIKIIQDSEVKTFRESITYVPQMSVNIVNLTVFEMVLLGRVKDLTWKVEKVHLDAVAQILEELHLTPLSYTKFSSLSGGQKQMVIMAQALVSAPKVLLLDEPTSALDLKHQLQVMEIARNYTKKTNAITILVLHDIALATRYSDQLLLLHEGYSMKQGTVQEVIRPELLEKVYEVKLDVSRSEKGYITVTPISTINE from the coding sequence ATGTTACAGTTAGAAATTAAAAATATTGCAGTCAATTATGGAAAAAAAGAAGTAATAAAAGATGTTAGTTGTATTTTTAATGGAGGAGATGTAATATCTCTTATTGGACCTAATGGAACAGGAAAAACAACTATTTTAAAAGCAATTGCAAAATTAATTAGTCATCATGGTGAAATTAAAATTATACAGGATTCAGAAGTAAAAACGTTTAGAGAAAGTATTACCTATGTTCCTCAAATGTCAGTCAATATAGTAAATTTAACTGTTTTTGAAATGGTACTTTTAGGAAGAGTTAAAGATTTAACATGGAAAGTAGAAAAAGTACATTTAGATGCAGTTGCTCAAATTTTAGAAGAATTGCATTTAACTCCTTTGAGTTACACTAAATTTTCTAGTTTAAGTGGAGGACAAAAGCAAATGGTTATTATGGCACAAGCTCTAGTATCTGCTCCAAAAGTACTGCTTTTAGATGAACCAACAAGTGCTTTAGATTTAAAACATCAGTTACAAGTAATGGAAATTGCAAGAAATTATACAAAGAAAACAAATGCTATTACAATACTTGTATTACATGATATTGCATTAGCAACTAGATATAGTGATCAATTATTGTTACTTCATGAAGGATATTCTATGAAACAAGGAACAGTCCAAGAAGTTATTAGACCAGAACTATTAGAAAAAGTATATGAAGTAAAATTGGATGTTAGCCGTAGTGAAAAAGGATATATTACAGTAACACCAATTTCTACTATTAATGAATAG
- a CDS encoding nicotianamine synthase family protein translates to MSKSLLFDLKVLEFKLKESLKLYEETKIEENFELLKANIDELCSFIIKKENHLAFFQTAENEDIRAYVISIRDLSTKILGIIEKEEARKILEDANSCFQYGEELKLTVKQEIHDYKITSQDHILFVGSGSMPITAFTIAKETGAEITCVDIDKEALDLSKKVAIKLGFPDIIFENDLFSLSLDKYSHIIIASLVPLKCEILENIRKTIPVTTKLILRYGNELKELFNYPIYQKEIKTFIKTVIRDRDFIYDTLLLEKETNYGK, encoded by the coding sequence ATGTCAAAATCGTTATTATTTGATTTAAAAGTATTAGAATTTAAATTGAAAGAGTCTCTAAAATTATATGAAGAGACAAAAATAGAGGAGAACTTTGAACTGCTTAAAGCTAATATAGATGAGTTATGTTCTTTTATTATAAAGAAAGAAAATCATTTAGCCTTTTTTCAAACTGCTGAAAATGAAGATATTAGAGCATATGTTATATCTATTAGAGATTTATCTACTAAAATACTTGGTATTATTGAAAAAGAAGAAGCTAGAAAAATATTAGAAGATGCTAATAGTTGTTTTCAATACGGTGAAGAACTCAAACTTACTGTAAAACAAGAAATTCATGATTATAAAATAACTTCACAAGATCATATTTTGTTTGTAGGCTCTGGGTCTATGCCTATCACTGCATTCACTATTGCAAAAGAAACAGGAGCTGAAATTACTTGTGTAGATATTGACAAGGAAGCTTTAGACTTATCTAAAAAAGTAGCAATAAAATTAGGATTTCCCGATATCATATTTGAAAATGACTTATTTTCTTTATCCTTAGATAAGTATTCACATATTATTATTGCTTCTTTAGTCCCTTTAAAATGTGAAATTTTAGAAAATATTCGTAAAACTATTCCTGTTACAACAAAATTAATTTTACGTTATGGAAATGAATTAAAAGAATTATTTAACTATCCAATATATCAAAAAGAAATAAAAACTTTTATAAAAACAGTTATTAGAGATAGAGATTTTATTTACGATACTCTTCTATTAGAAAAGGAGACTAACTATGGAAAATAA
- a CDS encoding lytic transglycosylase domain-containing protein: protein MKKNILLLLLLLFSSKPIFSKENFVNKVKEYVISNVDNYELATELYGYIKYYAKEYGVEEELVVSVIKVESNYDVVAISPVGAIGLMQLMPKTAEYLGVEAEYIPENIKGGVKYLKECLSKNGEDIALALAAYNAGLGAVKKYSSIPPYRETQKYIEKVLKEYNKLKKEKYVHNIVEFKEDSKIAFEDEF, encoded by the coding sequence ATGAAAAAGAATATATTATTACTACTTTTACTTTTATTTTCTTCAAAACCAATATTTTCAAAAGAGAATTTTGTTAATAAAGTAAAAGAATATGTAATATCAAATGTTGATAATTATGAGTTAGCAACTGAGCTATATGGATATATTAAATACTATGCGAAAGAGTATGGTGTTGAAGAAGAATTAGTTGTATCAGTTATAAAAGTTGAATCTAATTATGATGTAGTTGCAATATCTCCAGTAGGGGCAATAGGTTTAATGCAACTTATGCCAAAAACAGCTGAATATCTAGGAGTAGAAGCTGAATATATTCCAGAGAATATAAAAGGTGGAGTTAAATATCTAAAGGAATGTTTAAGTAAAAATGGAGAAGATATAGCACTAGCCTTGGCAGCATATAACGCAGGACTAGGAGCTGTAAAGAAGTATAGTAGTATTCCACCATATAGGGAAACTCAAAAGTATATTGAAAAAGTCTTAAAAGAATATAATAAACTTAAAAAAGAGAAATATGTACATAATATTGTTGAATTTAAAGAAGATTCTAAAATAGCTTTTGAGGATGAGTTTTAA
- the lepB gene encoding signal peptidase I, whose amino-acid sequence MKKIKKKSLFFPLFLIILNTLGIYTRKYFVLNISSSIPIGIYKVDKSTDFKRGDIVTFSTKRYKDILDYPGSIKNITFSKYIAGISGDYIRIENNKIYVNNKEKGNIFKVDRLNNKLPQLKEKKYIIKEDEVFVLGTNDKSFDSRYYGCIKKSDVIYKLVPLIIWEDI is encoded by the coding sequence ATGAAAAAAATTAAAAAGAAGTCCTTATTTTTTCCTCTCTTCCTTATTATTTTAAATACATTGGGTATATATACCAGAAAATATTTTGTTTTAAATATCAGTTCCTCAATTCCTATTGGAATATATAAAGTGGATAAGAGTACAGATTTTAAAAGAGGAGATATTGTTACATTTTCAACAAAGAGATATAAAGATATATTAGATTATCCAGGAAGTATAAAAAATATTACATTTTCTAAATATATAGCAGGAATAAGTGGGGACTATATAAGAATAGAAAATAATAAAATATATGTTAATAATAAGGAAAAAGGAAATATTTTTAAAGTTGATAGGCTAAATAATAAGTTACCTCAACTTAAAGAAAAGAAATATATAATAAAAGAAGATGAAGTTTTTGTATTAGGAACTAATGATAAATCATTTGATTCAAGGTATTATGGATGTATTAAAAAATCAGATGTCATATATAAGTTAGTTCCTTTAATAATATGGGAGGATATATGA
- a CDS encoding MATE family efflux transporter — MISLIQFFSSSVLLKQEKTEQEIPDKKTINKEYWKVAFPAAIEGVLLNLMLLADLIMVGMLGIEKAAAVGIVSQPKMILQMIVSAAGVAITAIVARRKGEGDEEGLNSCIKQSLLLLGLLYFLFVCLSFIFSKNIVSFAGANEDYIEYASIYFQYIALSVFFKALCVVLSSAQIGVGNTKIVLISGMIGNALNVLLNYLLIFGKYGFPEMGIQGAAIATVIGNAVIFVILLYSVTKGDYGINILKKGSYHFTKKVLAPLQEIGTNSFLEHIFERIGLFIFARMIASLGTVAMGTHHYCILLWDLYYYFGVGMSSASASFTGRKLGEKRKDLAILYMRAAQYSGLWISIFVGIIFYLLKNSIFSLMISDERVILLGSSVMMIISLLIIPQTQAQVTAGVLRGAGDNRFIAIYSLFISAILRPCLAYIFAFVWKLGLVGIWIAFFSDEFLKMLLAQYRIQKGVWLQKKI, encoded by the coding sequence ATGATTTCATTAATACAGTTTTTCTCTTCATCTGTTTTATTGAAACAGGAAAAAACAGAACAAGAGATTCCAGATAAAAAAACAATAAATAAAGAATATTGGAAAGTAGCATTTCCAGCTGCAATAGAGGGAGTTTTACTAAACTTAATGTTACTTGCTGATTTAATTATGGTAGGAATGTTAGGTATAGAAAAAGCAGCAGCAGTTGGTATTGTAAGCCAACCAAAAATGATTTTACAAATGATTGTTAGTGCAGCAGGTGTTGCAATAACTGCAATTGTAGCAAGGAGAAAAGGTGAAGGAGATGAAGAAGGATTAAACAGTTGTATTAAGCAATCTCTTTTATTATTAGGACTTTTATATTTTCTTTTTGTGTGTTTGAGTTTTATTTTTTCTAAAAATATTGTTTCATTTGCAGGAGCTAATGAAGATTATATAGAATATGCAAGTATTTATTTTCAATACATTGCACTTTCCGTTTTTTTTAAGGCTCTATGTGTTGTATTAAGTTCTGCGCAAATTGGAGTTGGAAATACAAAAATAGTTTTAATATCAGGAATGATTGGAAATGCTTTAAATGTGCTTTTAAATTATCTTTTAATTTTTGGAAAATATGGATTTCCTGAAATGGGAATACAAGGAGCTGCTATTGCTACTGTTATTGGAAATGCAGTTATTTTTGTTATACTTTTATATTCTGTTACAAAAGGTGATTATGGAATCAATATTCTAAAAAAAGGAAGCTATCATTTTACTAAAAAAGTATTAGCTCCACTTCAAGAAATTGGAACAAACTCTTTCTTAGAACATATTTTTGAAAGAATAGGTTTATTTATTTTTGCTAGAATGATAGCAAGTCTTGGGACAGTTGCAATGGGAACACATCACTATTGTATTCTTTTATGGGATTTATATTATTATTTTGGAGTTGGAATGAGTTCTGCTAGTGCTTCTTTTACAGGAAGAAAATTAGGAGAAAAAAGGAAAGACTTGGCTATTCTATATATGAGAGCTGCACAATATTCAGGTTTGTGGATTTCTATTTTTGTAGGGATTATTTTTTATCTGTTAAAAAATTCTATTTTTTCTCTAATGATTTCAGATGAGCGAGTAATATTATTAGGAAGTAGTGTTATGATGATTATTTCTTTATTAATTATTCCTCAAACACAGGCACAGGTAACAGCTGGAGTGTTGCGAGGGGCAGGAGATAATCGTTTTATTGCGATTTATTCTTTATTTATTAGTGCAATATTACGTCCTTGTTTAGCATATATATTTGCTTTCGTTTGGAAACTTGGATTGGTAGGAATTTGGATAGCTTTTTTCAGTGATGAATTCTTAAAAATGTTATTAGCACAATATAGAATTCAAAAAGGAGTTTGGTTACAGAAAAAAATTTAA
- a CDS encoding opine metallophore biosynthesis dehydrogenase gives MENNNINNVLIFGNGPVALHLYLTLKKQGSNKVGLKIRDSLKAQKFYEELKKEQFILEGKVKTQLPAIAYGKTEVKPIIQSSKEILDEWETFILATPCDAYSDLLENIPFTSLKKLKTIVLVSPELSSAYFIKIILEKRGRNDINIISFSNYFGATNLAEGTYTKIIINALKGKIYLASTNVNDTEILKWVKYLKNMKVEGIICKNPLIAESKNITIFVHSPFLFNDVSLKQIFLKDSQKRYIYKLYPEGPITKYSIQDMVNLYHEIMELYKKMKIETFNLLEFLNDSYPVLEESLHLDEIKSFTDKPKNEQIFLLYVRYCCILIDPYSVPDEEGKYFDFSKVEYSKIFLDKDRKWCIPRRPAEDYSKLNLLFYLSKYYNTTNSTMEKCLKKYELFYNELVLEKGIENINKSCYLHQRDNEAKNLYSYINDFIL, from the coding sequence ATGGAAAATAACAATATCAATAATGTATTAATTTTTGGAAATGGTCCAGTTGCTCTTCATTTATACCTAACTTTAAAAAAGCAAGGTTCTAATAAAGTTGGTTTAAAAATTAGAGATAGTTTAAAAGCTCAAAAGTTTTATGAAGAATTGAAAAAAGAACAATTTATTTTAGAAGGAAAGGTTAAAACGCAATTACCAGCAATTGCTTATGGGAAAACTGAAGTAAAACCTATTATTCAAAGTTCAAAAGAAATACTAGACGAATGGGAAACTTTTATTTTAGCAACTCCTTGTGATGCTTATTCTGACTTATTGGAAAATATCCCATTTACGTCACTGAAAAAATTGAAAACAATTGTTTTAGTTTCACCAGAGTTAAGTTCTGCTTATTTTATTAAAATTATATTAGAAAAAAGAGGTAGAAATGATATTAATATTATTAGTTTTTCTAATTATTTTGGAGCAACTAATTTAGCAGAAGGAACTTATACTAAAATTATTATTAATGCCTTAAAAGGAAAGATTTACCTTGCTTCTACTAATGTAAATGATACAGAAATTTTAAAATGGGTAAAATATTTAAAAAATATGAAAGTAGAAGGAATTATTTGTAAAAATCCACTTATAGCTGAATCTAAAAATATAACTATTTTTGTTCATTCACCATTTTTATTTAATGATGTAAGTTTAAAACAGATTTTTCTTAAGGATAGTCAAAAAAGGTATATTTATAAGCTATATCCAGAAGGACCTATTACAAAGTATTCTATTCAAGATATGGTTAATTTATATCATGAAATTATGGAACTGTATAAAAAGATGAAAATAGAAACTTTTAATTTATTAGAATTTTTAAACGATAGCTACCCTGTATTGGAAGAATCATTACATTTAGATGAAATTAAAAGTTTCACAGATAAGCCCAAAAATGAGCAGATATTTCTTCTTTATGTGAGATACTGTTGTATTCTAATAGATCCTTATTCAGTTCCTGATGAAGAGGGGAAATATTTTGATTTTTCAAAAGTAGAATATTCTAAAATATTTTTGGATAAAGATAGAAAATGGTGTATCCCTCGTAGACCTGCTGAAGATTATTCAAAATTAAATTTATTATTTTATTTAAGTAAATATTATAATACAACAAATAGTACAATGGAAAAGTGTTTAAAAAAATATGAATTATTTTATAATGAGTTAGTTTTAGAAAAAGGAATAGAAAATATTAATAAAAGTTGCTATCTTCATCAAAGAGATAATGAAGCTAAAAACTTATATTCTTATATAAACGATTTTATTCTTTAA